A stretch of Nitrospira sp. DNA encodes these proteins:
- a CDS encoding carboxypeptidase regulatory-like domain-containing protein, protein MKRSMMWASLTLWAIGSMGMSGTGAAAVYETGAVTDGAVVRGTVTLKGAAPEPKSFELRRYPDRVFCGALSTGDGYRQLKEVFAGEQGGIKDVVIVVEGVAKGKPFTGSDAQVEANVCQFLPFVTVINDKRQLTVINRDPVSHDIQGYTYDQSGVDIVLHRPSLKATGTTETVNLVKGRKVFTMQCGVHPYMQNWGYAVDHPYYAVTGLDGGFSIGEVPPGTYRIKAWHPALGEQEREIVVEPNGTVQLDLSFEAK, encoded by the coding sequence GTGAAACGGTCGATGATGTGGGCATCGCTGACGTTATGGGCGATCGGAAGCATGGGCATGAGCGGAACGGGCGCGGCGGCGGTCTATGAAACGGGTGCCGTGACAGATGGGGCGGTGGTGCGGGGGACGGTGACGCTGAAGGGCGCGGCGCCGGAGCCGAAATCCTTCGAGCTGCGCCGGTATCCGGACCGCGTCTTCTGCGGGGCCTTGTCTACCGGAGATGGATACCGGCAGCTCAAGGAAGTGTTTGCCGGAGAACAGGGCGGGATCAAAGACGTAGTGATCGTGGTGGAGGGGGTCGCCAAAGGCAAACCGTTCACGGGGAGCGATGCGCAAGTGGAGGCCAATGTCTGTCAGTTTCTGCCGTTCGTGACAGTGATCAACGACAAGCGGCAGCTGACGGTGATCAACCGCGACCCGGTGTCGCATGACATTCAAGGCTACACCTATGATCAGTCCGGAGTGGACATCGTGCTCCACCGGCCGTCATTGAAAGCGACCGGGACGACCGAGACGGTCAATCTGGTCAAGGGGCGGAAGGTGTTCACGATGCAATGCGGCGTGCATCCCTATATGCAGAATTGGGGCTATGCGGTCGATCATCCCTATTATGCCGTGACGGGCCTGGATGGAGGATTCTCCATCGGCGAGGTGCCGCCAGGGACCTATCGGATCAAGGCCTGGCATCCGGCGTTGGGTGAACAGGAGCGGGAGATCGTGGTAGAACCGAACGGGACCGTGCAGCTCGATCTTTCCTTTGAGGCGAAGTGA
- a CDS encoding SUMF1/EgtB/PvdO family nonheme iron enzyme: MNLALSILLLSLAILATPASALAARQDSVAAIAAQASPSPMMAVAEGFFLMGTTRTGHEAFSLALQYDDTEQPQRRIWLDRYEIDRDEVSLSEYLGWLIQQQRPIPGELHKLIDHVTTVHAIRSDTVARWPALYATWTEASEFCHAQGKRLPTEAEWEKAARGEQGNLFPWGSQPPTPALATFGHYHAHEIPLVTSVSAGEAGRSPYGLHHMAGNAAEWVEDWFGIDYYMTMPERNPSGPATGRYKVARGGSWKSTPALLRAATRSGAPLEQRSPTIGFRCARSAAPSTLPTP, from the coding sequence ATGAACCTTGCGCTCAGCATCCTGCTCCTCAGCCTTGCCATCCTCGCCACACCCGCCTCCGCTTTGGCGGCACGGCAGGATTCTGTCGCCGCGATCGCCGCACAAGCCAGCCCGTCGCCGATGATGGCGGTTGCGGAGGGCTTCTTTCTCATGGGCACCACTCGCACCGGCCATGAGGCCTTCAGCCTCGCACTCCAATATGACGACACCGAACAGCCGCAGCGCCGCATCTGGCTGGACCGCTACGAGATCGACCGGGATGAAGTCAGCCTGAGCGAATATCTCGGATGGCTGATACAACAGCAGCGTCCGATTCCCGGCGAGCTGCACAAGCTGATCGACCATGTGACCACCGTCCATGCGATTCGTTCTGACACCGTGGCCCGCTGGCCGGCCCTCTATGCCACCTGGACGGAGGCCTCGGAGTTTTGCCATGCACAGGGGAAACGGCTCCCGACCGAAGCCGAGTGGGAAAAAGCCGCGCGGGGGGAGCAGGGCAATCTCTTTCCATGGGGATCGCAGCCGCCAACGCCGGCCCTGGCCACGTTCGGGCACTATCATGCCCACGAGATTCCGCTCGTGACATCCGTGTCCGCCGGAGAGGCCGGCCGCAGCCCCTATGGCCTGCACCACATGGCGGGCAATGCCGCCGAATGGGTTGAAGACTGGTTCGGCATCGACTACTACATGACCATGCCGGAACGGAATCCATCCGGGCCGGCCACCGGACGATATAAGGTCGCTCGCGGCGGGTCGTGGAAAAGCACGCCCGCCCTGCTGCGCGCCGCGACCAGAAGCGGCGCGCCACTGGAGCAACGGTCGCCCACGATCGGATTTCGCTGCGCGCGCTCCGCCGCTCCCTCCACCCTCCCGACACCATGA
- a CDS encoding multicopper oxidase domain-containing protein, whose amino-acid sequence MGSSRKWVRAGVLGLSTCLGLAGAVAAGAAVSHEGHDAAEGAAVHQSAGPMLQDRMSKAIEQIERQVKSSGPFQGASAHAMQQGVLLVADDPDKVQVTQGGRCPANAPVRKYDVTAMNVEISVNRFGDFYPGYMYTLTENVAGVREEEKKNRAARDTDDPTFAGGGALSNGLQGDLIQPLVLRANQGDCVKMTLRNQIEGEATNMIINGSQMLVASTGKPASATNPDALVAPGKSGEFEWYIPIDMQEGGRAFHSHASRDQYSLGMIGSFVVEPRGSRFLSPFTGEEMSSGWEAMIDVAGGSDFREFVIFYHEAGDETFRLLDRKGDMLPQRDAHTDTYRPSARLLNYRSEPHGERLELQAHLIGFADESQGYGSYTFGDPVTTIPRSYLGDPAKFRMVGGSEIVHSHHLHGGSIRWARQPGTSRLDPTLSKNGPVKFPPISDVSDRLDVQSIGPSEIYDEVIEGGSGGLQALAGEFVFHCHIPQHYVTGMWGFWRVYNTLQAPGFQNDVMKPLVELPDRKGKMKASVTSDKLVGTLVDWYGGKKYEITKDKTDWKANPVKVSIKDWVEYMLPPQGLPGNTEDQVLQAKANDATVVNWKWDGFRAMNEPETPHRWADYWSATPNERPAITFDPQTGKLAFPWLRPHLGKRPPFAPNHGGAPWLEPFHVREDGTKSTEPAKPGEQGPWSLCPEGAPRKQFNIHAITLPITLKKATPKTAAIVDPIGMLYVLHEEEEEVRKNYEKQVPLVIRANVHDCVDVIYKNEVPDDARTGWANKINLHPHFFQFDTSASDGPTIGFSYDMSLRAFTMLKDPEPEKGMPVPANSVLTADSKAGASSITVSDASRYHVNTELGVAMDDPKYFEVARIKAIKGKTITFDRPLKYAHRKNDIASVEFIRERWYLDVDLGTVFWHDHVFGTDTWGHGLFSALITEPPRSTYHDPVTGKELRSGPIADIHTLEPVSAHVRGSFREVIMHIVDSNARAAELITTDNPQARMGAVTVDGPPSHQFPEKINKSAMTFLNGGEATTGGGYSMRVEPLSVRLANNPDPSKLFVSGIHGDPETPLLRAYLGDPILVRALVGSANEVHTWHVTGHWFPMERYAATAMPRSTVHLVIGERYDPAIPAAGGPQQMAGDYMYYSGRASHFAEGSWGLFRVFDEAQKDLKPLPNREEIQKSAPSVCPADAPVKSFNVSAIDHHIRYHDQAPEMMEVDLERKMVLGNPNGKIYVLESDRDQVKSGAVKASPLTLHVNVGDCVKINLKNEMAKERAGFHVDMMAFDPKDSFGGNIGKNAGDQTIAPGQSKTYTYYAHPEYGELAALIQDWGNVVENPRNGLFGSIIVGPKGSRYRDPITGEDITMKSSWRADVLVDRTIPGNDNRKNYRDFSLMFQDEDNIVGVSFMPYIQQVAGISAVNYRSEPTNWRVEKGCEIVGSFACTKAGEEPVTPTLQAHVGDPVAIHVLGAFSEQVQLFTVEGHEWPHEPYMVGADQVGTMEFGGSEVINAYLTGGAGGPNKLAGDYMWKNQRPAFANAGQWGLFRVLPLGDQKILSLNAHAQAGKTAERAIDGGALFRTSSAGR is encoded by the coding sequence ATGGGTTCTTCAAGGAAGTGGGTTCGAGCAGGTGTCTTAGGCCTGTCAACCTGCCTCGGCTTAGCCGGGGCGGTGGCGGCCGGGGCGGCAGTGTCCCATGAGGGGCATGACGCCGCGGAGGGGGCGGCGGTGCATCAGTCCGCCGGTCCGATGCTGCAGGACAGAATGTCCAAGGCCATCGAGCAGATTGAGCGGCAAGTGAAGTCGAGCGGGCCGTTCCAAGGGGCCAGCGCTCATGCGATGCAGCAGGGCGTCTTGCTGGTGGCCGACGATCCTGACAAGGTGCAGGTCACGCAGGGCGGCCGATGCCCCGCGAATGCGCCGGTGCGGAAGTATGACGTCACGGCGATGAACGTGGAAATCTCCGTGAACCGGTTCGGCGATTTCTATCCGGGCTACATGTACACCTTGACGGAGAATGTCGCCGGGGTGCGCGAGGAAGAGAAGAAGAACCGGGCGGCGCGGGACACCGATGATCCGACCTTCGCAGGCGGGGGGGCATTGTCCAATGGATTGCAGGGCGATTTGATTCAGCCCTTGGTGCTTCGGGCGAACCAGGGCGATTGCGTGAAGATGACCTTGCGCAATCAGATCGAGGGCGAAGCCACGAACATGATCATCAACGGGTCTCAGATGCTGGTGGCCAGCACGGGGAAGCCCGCTTCCGCGACCAATCCGGACGCCTTGGTGGCGCCGGGCAAGAGCGGAGAGTTCGAATGGTACATTCCGATCGATATGCAGGAAGGCGGACGGGCGTTTCATAGCCATGCGAGCCGGGATCAGTATTCGCTCGGCATGATCGGGTCATTTGTCGTGGAGCCCCGCGGCTCGCGGTTCTTGAGCCCGTTCACGGGCGAGGAAATGTCGAGCGGCTGGGAGGCCATGATCGATGTGGCCGGCGGCTCGGACTTCCGCGAATTCGTGATTTTCTATCATGAAGCGGGCGACGAAACGTTCCGCCTGTTGGATCGCAAGGGCGACATGCTGCCCCAGCGCGATGCCCACACGGACACCTATCGTCCGTCGGCGCGTTTGCTGAACTATCGCAGCGAGCCGCATGGCGAGCGGTTGGAATTGCAGGCGCATTTGATCGGCTTTGCCGATGAATCGCAGGGCTATGGATCGTACACCTTTGGCGATCCGGTCACGACGATTCCGCGCTCCTATCTGGGCGATCCGGCCAAGTTCCGCATGGTCGGCGGATCGGAAATCGTGCACTCGCACCATCTGCACGGCGGATCCATCCGCTGGGCCAGACAGCCCGGCACCAGCCGTCTTGATCCGACCTTGTCCAAGAACGGCCCGGTGAAGTTCCCGCCGATCAGCGATGTCTCGGATCGGTTGGACGTGCAATCCATCGGTCCGTCCGAGATCTACGACGAAGTGATCGAAGGCGGTTCGGGCGGCTTGCAGGCGCTGGCCGGCGAGTTCGTGTTCCATTGCCACATTCCGCAGCACTATGTGACGGGCATGTGGGGATTCTGGCGCGTGTACAACACGCTGCAGGCGCCGGGCTTCCAGAATGACGTGATGAAGCCGCTGGTGGAATTGCCTGACCGCAAGGGCAAGATGAAGGCGTCGGTCACCTCCGACAAGCTGGTGGGGACGCTGGTGGATTGGTATGGCGGCAAGAAGTACGAGATCACGAAGGACAAGACCGATTGGAAGGCCAATCCGGTGAAGGTGTCGATCAAGGATTGGGTCGAGTACATGCTGCCGCCGCAGGGCTTGCCGGGCAACACCGAAGATCAGGTGCTGCAGGCGAAGGCCAACGATGCGACGGTGGTGAACTGGAAGTGGGACGGCTTCCGGGCGATGAATGAGCCGGAGACGCCGCACCGCTGGGCGGACTATTGGTCGGCCACGCCGAATGAGCGGCCGGCGATCACGTTCGATCCGCAAACCGGGAAGCTCGCGTTCCCGTGGCTGCGCCCGCATCTCGGGAAGCGGCCTCCGTTCGCGCCGAACCATGGCGGCGCCCCCTGGCTGGAGCCCTTCCACGTCCGTGAGGACGGCACGAAGAGCACCGAGCCGGCCAAGCCGGGCGAACAGGGCCCCTGGAGCCTCTGTCCGGAAGGCGCCCCGCGCAAGCAGTTCAACATTCATGCGATCACGCTGCCGATTACCTTGAAGAAAGCGACGCCCAAGACCGCGGCGATCGTCGATCCGATCGGGATGCTGTACGTGTTGCATGAGGAAGAGGAAGAAGTCCGCAAGAATTACGAGAAGCAGGTGCCGCTCGTGATTCGCGCGAACGTGCACGATTGCGTGGACGTGATCTACAAGAACGAAGTGCCGGATGACGCCCGCACGGGTTGGGCGAACAAGATCAATCTGCATCCGCATTTCTTCCAGTTCGATACGAGCGCGTCGGACGGACCCACGATCGGGTTCTCCTACGACATGTCGCTGCGCGCCTTCACGATGTTGAAGGATCCGGAGCCTGAGAAGGGCATGCCGGTGCCGGCGAACAGCGTGTTGACCGCGGACAGCAAGGCGGGGGCGTCCAGCATCACGGTGTCGGATGCGTCCCGGTACCATGTCAACACCGAATTGGGTGTGGCCATGGACGATCCGAAGTATTTTGAAGTGGCCCGTATCAAGGCGATCAAGGGGAAGACCATTACCTTTGACCGTCCCTTGAAGTACGCCCATCGGAAGAACGATATCGCGAGCGTGGAGTTCATCCGCGAGCGCTGGTATCTGGACGTCGATCTGGGCACCGTGTTCTGGCACGACCATGTGTTCGGCACGGATACCTGGGGCCATGGGCTGTTCTCCGCATTGATCACCGAGCCGCCGCGGTCGACGTATCATGACCCGGTCACCGGCAAGGAACTGCGGAGCGGTCCGATCGCGGACATCCACACGCTGGAGCCGGTCTCGGCCCACGTGCGGGGCAGCTTCCGCGAAGTGATCATGCATATCGTGGACAGCAATGCACGGGCGGCCGAGTTGATCACCACCGACAATCCGCAGGCCCGCATGGGCGCGGTGACGGTGGACGGGCCTCCGTCGCATCAGTTCCCGGAGAAGATCAACAAGTCTGCCATGACGTTCCTGAACGGCGGCGAAGCGACGACGGGCGGCGGCTACAGCATGCGCGTGGAGCCGTTGAGCGTGCGTTTGGCGAACAATCCGGATCCGTCGAAGCTGTTCGTGTCCGGCATTCACGGCGATCCGGAGACTCCGTTGCTGCGGGCCTATCTCGGCGATCCGATCCTGGTTCGGGCGCTGGTGGGTTCAGCCAACGAAGTGCATACCTGGCACGTGACGGGCCATTGGTTCCCGATGGAGCGCTATGCCGCGACGGCCATGCCGCGCAGCACCGTGCACCTCGTGATCGGCGAGCGGTATGACCCGGCGATTCCCGCCGCGGGCGGACCGCAGCAGATGGCGGGCGACTACATGTACTACAGTGGCCGCGCCTCGCATTTCGCCGAAGGCAGCTGGGGCCTCTTCCGCGTCTTCGATGAAGCGCAGAAGGATTTGAAGCCGCTGCCGAACCGTGAAGAGATTCAGAAGTCGGCGCCGTCCGTCTGTCCGGCGGATGCGCCGGTGAAGTCGTTCAACGTGTCCGCGATCGATCATCACATCCGGTACCACGATCAGGCGCCGGAGATGATGGAAGTGGACCTTGAGCGGAAGATGGTGCTGGGCAATCCGAACGGGAAGATCTACGTCCTCGAATCGGATCGTGACCAGGTGAAGTCTGGCGCCGTGAAGGCGAGCCCGCTCACGCTGCACGTGAACGTCGGGGATTGCGTCAAGATCAACCTGAAGAACGAAATGGCCAAAGAACGGGCCGGGTTCCACGTCGATATGATGGCGTTCGACCCGAAGGACTCGTTCGGCGGCAACATCGGCAAGAACGCCGGCGATCAAACGATCGCCCCGGGCCAGAGCAAGACGTATACGTACTATGCTCACCCGGAATACGGCGAATTGGCCGCCCTGATCCAGGATTGGGGCAACGTGGTGGAAAATCCGCGCAACGGCCTCTTCGGGTCCATCATCGTCGGTCCGAAGGGTTCGCGCTATCGCGACCCGATCACCGGCGAGGATATCACCATGAAGAGCAGCTGGCGCGCGGACGTGCTGGTGGATCGCACGATCCCCGGCAACGACAATCGCAAGAACTACCGCGATTTCTCGTTGATGTTCCAGGACGAGGATAACATCGTGGGCGTCAGCTTCATGCCCTACATCCAGCAAGTGGCGGGTATTTCGGCGGTGAACTACCGTTCGGAACCCACCAACTGGCGCGTGGAGAAGGGGTGTGAGATTGTCGGGTCCTTTGCCTGCACCAAGGCGGGCGAGGAGCCGGTGACGCCGACGCTGCAGGCCCATGTGGGTGACCCGGTGGCGATTCACGTGCTCGGCGCCTTTAGCGAGCAGGTGCAGTTGTTCACCGTGGAAGGCCACGAGTGGCCGCACGAGCCGTACATGGTGGGCGCCGATCAGGTCGGCACCATGGAGTTCGGCGGTTCTGAAGTGATCAATGCGTATCTCACCGGTGGCGCGGGCGGGCCGAACAAGCTCGCCGGCGACTACATGTGGAAGAACCAGCGTCCGGCGTTCGCCAATGCCGGTCAGTGGGGGCTCTTCCGCGTGCTGCCACTCGGCGATCAGAAGATCCTCTCGTTGAACGCGCATGCTCAGGCCGGCAAGACGGCGGAGCGCGCGATCGACGGCGGGGCGCTCTTCCGGACGTCGTCGGCAGGTCGGTAA
- a CDS encoding carboxypeptidase-like regulatory domain-containing protein, producing the protein MKAQMCRVAMGGLLAVAASVATMAVGTVWAYEEVAVTNGGAVTGSVRFAGTAPAPDRFELRRYYDRVYCGALSDGSGYRLLKEVFVGAQGELKDVIVTIEGVAKGKPFTWQETSLEANMCQFVPFVSALRQEHALRVVNLDSVAHDLQFYERDEQGHIFIMFHRPALTKGGTSDLVRTTGNRRSVTMQCGMHPYMQGHGLVVENPYYAITGPEGSFSISDIPPGEYQLKAWHPVLGEKMQPIRVTEQGTVSVGFTFEGK; encoded by the coding sequence ATGAAAGCACAGATGTGTCGCGTGGCGATGGGCGGGCTTCTTGCGGTGGCCGCGAGCGTGGCTACCATGGCTGTGGGGACTGTATGGGCCTATGAAGAAGTGGCCGTGACCAACGGCGGAGCCGTGACGGGTTCGGTCCGGTTTGCCGGAACGGCACCGGCGCCGGATCGATTCGAATTGCGCCGTTACTATGACCGGGTCTATTGCGGCGCGTTGTCCGATGGATCGGGCTATCGTTTGCTCAAGGAAGTTTTTGTGGGCGCTCAGGGTGAACTGAAGGATGTCATCGTGACGATTGAAGGGGTGGCGAAGGGCAAGCCGTTTACCTGGCAAGAAACCAGCCTGGAAGCCAATATGTGCCAGTTCGTCCCCTTCGTCTCTGCCCTGCGGCAAGAACATGCGCTGCGCGTCGTGAATCTCGATTCCGTGGCCCACGATCTGCAGTTTTACGAACGGGATGAACAAGGCCACATTTTCATCATGTTTCACCGTCCCGCCTTGACCAAGGGCGGCACCAGCGATCTGGTGCGCACGACGGGCAACCGCCGGAGCGTCACGATGCAATGCGGCATGCATCCCTACATGCAGGGGCATGGGCTGGTGGTCGAGAATCCCTACTATGCGATCACAGGGCCGGAAGGATCGTTCAGCATCTCGGATATTCCTCCGGGGGAGTATCAATTGAAGGCCTGGCACCCGGTCTTAGGGGAGAAGATGCAGCCGATCCGCGTGACGGAACAGGGCACGGTCAGCGTGGGATTCACGTTTGAAGGGAAGTAA